The following nucleotide sequence is from Panulirus ornatus isolate Po-2019 chromosome 44, ASM3632096v1, whole genome shotgun sequence.
AACAGGCTTTTGTAACAATCAGCTGAGGCTGACCTGAGAAATTTCATATTTCTCCCCTTTCCAGCGTCATTCTAGTGTGGTGTTGAGTGCGAGTATAACCAACATGTTCAGGAATATATTAGTGAAGAGGATAGTGCGTGACACATCACAGACGAGGTATTTGAACACGTCTTCAGTATCAGCCTTACACAATACTGTCCTACATGACTTCCATGTGGCCCATGGAGGTAAGATGGTCGAATTTGCTGGCTACTCTATGCCAGTCCAATATGGCAAGGTTGGCATAGCAGCCTCCCACAAGGAGGTGCGCAGCAACTGTGGTCTGTTCGATGTGTCACACATGCTGCAGTCAAAGGTCCATGGCAAAGACCGCATTAAATTTATAGAAAAGCTAATCGTAGGGGACGTTGAAGGCCTAGAGGAGAACACGGGGACATTATCTCTCTTCACTAACGACCAAGGCGGCATTATCGATGACCTCATCTGCAGCAAGACTGACCTGGGTTACCTGTATGTAGTGAGCAATGCTGGGTGTAAGGAGAAAGACCTGGCGCACATGAGGGAGCAGTTAGCATCGTTCAAGGCAGCCGGAGGTGACGCCGAACTGGAGGTCGTTGAAGACCACGCTCTCGTCGCTGTCCAGGGGCCTCGTGCAGTGCAGATCCTGCAGGTAAGGTCACACTCTAATGCCTGCTGGTAATTATATCACactagtactctctctctctctctccttattaaTGGTCCTTAAAATTCCTGCaggtaatgatatcaatgattttttctttctctttctctccttgttAATGATACTTAGAATTCCTGCAGGAAATTATATcacaatgattctctctctctctctctctctctctctctctctctctctctctctctctctctccccccttattAATGGTCCTTAAAATTCCTGCaggtaatgatatcaatgattttctctttctctttctctccttgttAAGGATACTTAAAATTCCTGCAGGAAATTATATcacaatgattctctctctctctctctctctctctctctccctctccttattAATGGTCCTTAAAATTCCTGCaggtaatgatatcaatgattttttctttctctttctctccttgttAATGATACTTAGAATTCCTGCAGGAAATTAtatcaatgattctctctctctctctctctctctctctcccccccccttattAATGGTCCTTAAAATTCCTGCaggtaatgatatcaatgattttctctttctctttctctccttgttAATGATACTTAAAATTCCTGCAGGAAATTATATcacaatgattctctctctctctctctctctccttattaaTGGTCCTTAAAATTCCTGCAGGTAATGATATCAgtgattttctctttctctttctctccttgttAATGATACTTAGAATTCCTGCAGGAAATTATATcacaatgattctctctctctctctctctccttggtaaTGGTCCTTAAAAGCATGGCCATGATTTCCCTCCTGGTGAATCTCTATTTTAGCTCTGCATTGGAAATATCTCTGGGTAAAGGTTACATATGGTTTAGGTACTTTTATTTTGTTCGCTGTGGCTGCAGAAATATAACTGCGGAGGACTGAATTATTATCACACAGAACGACATTAAAGAAAGTGATGCTGGTGCAGCTGTCAGGGAAGATGTGGTGTTAAGGTAAAAATATGTACAGTAATGTACATGAAAAACAATTAGGAGAACCTATGAAAATTTCACAGCTAATGACAGTACAGAGCTATATGAGATAATGATTAACTTTAGGGTAGGTTGTACAGAAACTCTCGTAAATTTTTATTGAATATTGACCTATAAATGTAAGTTTGGTAAGTAGTGCATAGAAGTTTGTTTCTTATATATTGGAAAATTAGGGTATAGGAATTTAGCCCCCATTATATAGTAGATTTCAGTTGCTCACATAAAGAAATTTTGTACTACAAAATTTTTTGCTTGAATAGGTATAATAAGGTAACTACAGTATTTGTAATTGAGCTAAAGAAATTTTTTATTTGAATAATGTCTATAGGTCATGGAttactttttctttattcatgtttTGTTTAATAAGAAAACATTATATTTCATGAAAACTAGATCTTTAATAAGAAAACATTATATTTCATGAAAACTAGATCTATTATTTTATCATTGGCAGCCCATAacggagagagacttgggagattTTTACTTCATGAATACAGGGGAGATGAATGTGGCAGGCATCCCATGTAGAGTGACGAGATGTGGCTATACTGGTGAAGATGGGGTGGAAATCTCTGTTCCTAGCAATAAGGTTTGTTGTTGACTATGTCTTTGCTTGCTAATGATTTTCATTGTACTTCAAGTGTGGTTCAGTAATTACAATAATTTATTATAAAGTAATATTTGTTTCACTGTGACATACATGAAAACACTTGATAAAAATTGGTATAAAGTACTAGCACTGTGATGTGTCATAGTTGATTGTCGTTCATAGCTATAGAATGTACAGTGCAACTAATAAACTTAGAAGGATTGCACATCTCTGAAGAAAGAGtgcttttccattttttttttttttagatgtttaaAGAAGTATGATAGGAACTGCTCATGATATTTTCAGAATTTCATTTCACATGTTTTTAACAttattgataattataacaaaACTTACTCAAGTTGACAAATAAGTCATGTGTGTGATGCTTCATAGCAAATTGATTCTTTTaggatttttgtttcattattgTTACTTGAATAGGATGACATTACTTAAAAGGTCAGGTACATTGCCCCACCCCCTTTTATGTTTGTCATTGGCTTTACTATGCGGGAACTGCTTGTGGCATACCTTTGTTTGGTTTATTTGCATTTCATTTTATTCTGTTAGAATTTGTTTAACAGTTTTGATTCAGCTTTTGGGAATGAGATCTTTAAGGATTGCTGTGGAAGGGAGATGAGGGTTGAACAGTGCTGAGGAGATGGATTGGAGGTGCACTATGCACCTCGGTGAATAGGATTTTACAAGAAACGTGGGTAATTTGTCGTAGTTCCTTTGTATGGATGTAAAGCATTGGTTTTCATAGGGTGGGCTATTGAAGGTTTAAGAGTTTTAGATGAGGATATTGTGGGAATTACTGTTGATCTTTAGTAGTCGGGGTACCTCATGTGCAAGGGTAGAGGATTGATTGGAGATAACATTGCTATATAAAACTCATCTTAGTGCGCAGAGGGAGTAATGAAAGTTTTCCTTCAGAATTGAAAACTTTGCTAAATTTTGCACGCTTGAGAATGTATTAATTGTAAATGTATGTTTCACTGATGATTTAATGAGTAGGAAGTCTATGCTTTTAAGTaactaggccccacaaacctttccacaaGATTCCCCAGGTGCTTAATGTGCCCAGGTTTAGTCCTTTGACAGCTTGTTTCCCcttgtatactacattgttccaattcaatccatactatgcatgcctttcactttcctgtgtGTTCTGGCCCCAGtttctctaaatctttttcacttcatccttccatctccagtttggtctccccattccccttatctcatccacttctgacacatatcctctttttcaccccctccttATACCCAAGTCATTTCAGCTCACCCTTTTATTTATTTGCAGGCAGTAGAGCTTTGTGAGACTCTTGTGGGATTAGGTGTCCAGTTAGCAGGTCTGGGTGCTCGTGACTCCCTTCGGTTGGAGGCTGGACTATGTCTCTAtggtaatgatattgatgatactaCAACTCCTATTGAGGGAGGCCTGGCATGGACTATTGGAAAGAGGCGGAGACAAACTGCAGATTTCATAGGAGCCGAGGTGATTATGCCCATAATGTTTCATGATTATCATCCAAGCTAATGGTGTCCTTTTTATATTGGCTACATCCACATTCTTATTCCACCAGTCTTGTAATGCTGTAGAAAAAtgtgtttattattatttcagGTAACTTAACTTCTTGTTTTCATTCTACCTTTGAAGGCCATTTTCTCAACATTGCATGGCCTTCAGAATAACTTTACCCTATCCGTGCTGCATCATCACTGTTTACACCTCTTCAGGCAACCTTCCAACATTGGTTAGACAATGACAGCAATGTAATGCAAACACAACTGCATGGTCAATATTACTTACCCCCATCCACTCACAGACTTTACTACCCAAAGCTGACCTGGTGTCATAATTCTTTTCCATATTAGTCACTTATATTGTTTGTGCATGTGAAACTTGCCTTGGACCTTGTCAAACATAAAGTAATGggactgtatatatatgattggaaATCTGTTAACTTTTTTAAAGGTCCAGCATACATAAATCCATTGTCTATATATCAATAtgtctgacacctgttccaattggaactccctcaagggggtgcccacggcaatagagtctccataactcgtgaactccagtgctgcttcttagcctttagtgcctcacccttaacaggccactggcagagggctacTCTAAGctgaagcctctgcaaacagtctgctaatgttcctattgattacttctacctaatgttcttacctacttcagcctaatgctcctgcctttaATTTCTGATTGGCATTACTCAAGTGTAGGCACCTCCCTGTTACTCATTTTCAGATACAGGcatatttcttttcctacactgAAACCCTCAGGATTCATGTTCTTTTACAATCAAAATTAGTTCTTATTTACTAATAATCCAAAAGTTGAAATCAGTTTAATAAAGGTTCATCTTATCTTTAGATAATCCTGCGCCAACTAAAGGAGAAGCCAAAGCGTCGTCGAGTCGGTCTTACTTCTAGTGGACCTCCCTCTCGATCACACTGTCCTATTTTGGATGCTGATGGTAATAAAATTGGAGAGGTAAGTTAAGCTTTCATGATTAAGGGTTTGTGTGACAAGTATTCATAACATAATGTTTATGGCAAGTAGTGATATTCTTTTGCTGTGTGAGGGGCAAATCCCAGTAATAAGTGTCTCATAACTTCTGTGTAGCCACTTGAGGATTGACCGTCATGATGTTCTTTCCTCCCATGTTTCTGCAGGTGACCAGTGGCTGTCCTGCACCATCACTGGGTGTGAATGTAGCCATGGCCTATGTTCCTGCAGCTTTAGCCAAGGCTGGCACTGCCCTCGGTGTTGAAGTGCGCAAGAAGACTATCCCAGCAACGGTATCCAAGATGCCTTTCATCAAGTGTAGCTACTATACTAAGAAGTGAGCCTGAAGCTCAACTCATGAAATTGTTCAACTTTGCTCAAGAATGGTGCCATAAGTGTTCACTTTCATCCTAACTGGATGTCTTTGTGGGTTAGATGAAAACTTGTATTTGTTCATATTGAAGTGTTGTATTATTACATTTGTTTCAAAAGGTATTTAATTTTAGGTATGTTTATTCTGTATATTGATCTATGTACTTAGTTGAAATCTTGTAACATTTTCTTAAGAATAACTATATTCTTGTCATGATACAATGAAATCATACAATGAAATATGTGTTAAGAAATTTTATAAATTAGATATGAGGAGTCATAATTTTTTCAGCTTATTGAAGATGTAATTCATGATTTAgcaaacatattttcattttaaGTACATAAGTTTTATGGTTTTTTATTGTTTAGCTGTATTCTAATTAACACTTGGGACTCCAGTGGTTGTGTATTTTTTACCTATTTGTCCAATACAGGGAGAGTTTTATGCTGCTGGGTcctcatctcttaaacttctGTCTCAGTACAGGAAGAGAGTTTAATGCTGCTAGGACTCCATCTCTTAATATTCCATCAAAGTACAGGGAGAGTGTTATGCTACCaaagccccatctcttaaacatccAATCTAGTACAGAAAGGGAATTTTATGTTGGCAGGGCCCCATCCTTTAAATGTCTGTTACAGTACTAGGAGAGAGTTTTATGCTGCTGGGGCTCCATCTTTTAAAACATCCATTATAGAATTATAGTACAGGGAGAGTTTTATACTGCTGGGGTGCCATCTCTTAAACTAATATTACAATAGAGATAGATAGTTTTATGCTACTGGGGCCCTGTCTTGAATGTCCCGTACAGTCCCATGACATTATCCAAGTAATGTTTACTGGTTTTGTTGTTTCATCTGAGCTTATTCATTTACAAGTTTGATACTCTGTAGAAGGCAGCTGTTGCTTAGTCCTGAGCTTAGGATACATTGACTCATGTGATATGATATCTTAAATTTTTAGAATTGTATGTATCCTTTGGTTGCTGAAGGTGtttatagcttacatgaaaaccAGGCAGTATTACCAGGCCTAAGAATGCATTTGGCAATTGTTTTTGTACGACCAAAAGTGGCTAACTTTGAGTCTTATAGAATCCTCCTTCCTTTTATGATGTACTATCTTCTAAGTTGCCTTACCAAGGTAAAACtattttttatttctatcatGTCATGATTAATATCTTTAACATTTCAGAAATAGAAAAAATTGACTTTGACCAGTGGGACAGGAATATGGAAACATCCTGAAGGGTCAGTTTTAATTTAGTTATAAGGGCCTCGTGTCAAATGTTTTAAGTATGACATAACTGGCACAATTTCAATATTTTTAACAGAGGAATATATTTATGCCTAAAAAGCAACGTAAATGCGATGTAGGATCTAGTGTGAGATATGTTAAAAGAAATTATGAAGTAAGATTATATCAAATTacttgtattatttttttactGATTTACCATAAGTGCAAAACAGGTTGTGCTGCAGAGAATAAGCTATTTAAGATATGGAGCAAATATGCAAGTGCTCTTTGCATAAGGtgtatccaaatatatatatatatatatttttcattttgccccgtcgccgtctcccgcgtcagcaaggtagcgcaaggaaacagacgaaagaatggcccaacccacccacatacacatg
It contains:
- the LOC139762711 gene encoding aminomethyltransferase, mitochondrial, which codes for MFRNILVKRIVRDTSQTRYLNTSSVSALHNTVLHDFHVAHGGKMVEFAGYSMPVQYGKVGIAASHKEVRSNCGLFDVSHMLQSKVHGKDRIKFIEKLIVGDVEGLEENTGTLSLFTNDQGGIIDDLICSKTDLGYLYVVSNAGCKEKDLAHMREQLASFKAAGGDAELEVVEDHALVAVQGPRAVQILQPITERDLGDFYFMNTGEMNVAGIPCRVTRCGYTGEDGVEISVPSNKAVELCETLVGLGVQLAGLGARDSLRLEAGLCLYGNDIDDTTTPIEGGLAWTIGKRRRQTADFIGAEIILRQLKEKPKRRRVGLTSSGPPSRSHCPILDADGNKIGEVTSGCPAPSLGVNVAMAYVPAALAKAGTALGVEVRKKTIPATVSKMPFIKCSYYTKK